From a single Methylacidiphilum kamchatkense Kam1 genomic region:
- the groL gene encoding chaperonin GroEL (60 kDa chaperone family; promotes refolding of misfolded polypeptides especially under stressful conditions; forms two stacked rings of heptamers to form a barrel-shaped 14mer; ends can be capped by GroES; misfolded proteins enter the barrel where they are refolded when GroES binds): MAAKQLIFDESARHSLLRGIEKLSKAVKCTLGPAGRNVILDKKFGSPTITKDGVTVAKEIELEDPWENMGAQLVKEVASKTSDVAGDGTTTATVLAESIYKEGLKNVTAGANPMDLKRGIDKAVQAVVKQLKEISHIVKGKEEIKQVATVSANWDTSIGEIISDALDKVGKDGTVTVEEAKHIETTLEVVEGMQFDRGYISPYFVTNAEELEAVLENAYILIHEKKISSLKDLLPLLEKIAKAGKPLLIIAEDVEGEALATLVVNKLRGTLQVCAVKAPGFGDRRKAMLEDIAILTGGRCLTEDLGIKLENVQLEDLGRAKRIVVEKENTTIIEGAGSRSEIQGRINQIKRQIEETTSDYDREKLQERLAKLAGGVAVIQVGAATETELKEKKARVEDALHATRAAVEEGIVPGGGVALLRCQKAIEELSLKGDEKIGADIVYKALEYPLRTLAYNAGLEGSVIVNEVKARKGNEGFDVATHKFVDMFEAGIVDPTKVTRTALENAASIAGLLLTTEAMVTEIPEKEKKPAVPSAGGGMGDMEY; encoded by the coding sequence ATGGCTGCCAAACAATTGATTTTTGATGAATCTGCTAGGCATTCCCTTTTGCGTGGTATCGAAAAGTTAAGTAAGGCGGTTAAATGCACGTTGGGCCCAGCAGGACGCAACGTTATACTTGATAAGAAATTCGGTTCCCCTACCATCACAAAAGACGGTGTAACTGTTGCCAAAGAGATTGAATTGGAGGACCCATGGGAAAATATGGGTGCTCAATTAGTAAAGGAAGTCGCTTCAAAAACAAGTGACGTTGCAGGGGATGGAACAACAACAGCCACCGTTCTTGCTGAATCGATATACAAGGAAGGGTTGAAAAATGTTACAGCAGGGGCTAATCCAATGGATCTTAAGCGGGGAATTGACAAGGCGGTCCAGGCTGTAGTCAAGCAACTAAAAGAAATATCCCATATTGTTAAAGGAAAAGAAGAGATCAAACAGGTAGCTACGGTATCTGCAAATTGGGATACTTCTATAGGGGAAATCATTTCTGATGCCTTAGATAAGGTAGGAAAAGATGGAACAGTAACTGTCGAAGAAGCCAAACACATTGAAACAACTCTGGAAGTTGTAGAAGGCATGCAATTCGACAGGGGATATATTTCTCCATATTTTGTCACAAACGCTGAAGAGTTAGAAGCGGTATTAGAAAATGCTTATATTCTGATTCATGAGAAAAAGATTTCTAGCCTCAAGGATCTATTGCCACTGCTAGAAAAAATAGCCAAGGCGGGTAAGCCACTGTTGATTATTGCCGAGGATGTGGAAGGTGAGGCTTTAGCTACCCTTGTTGTCAATAAGCTAAGAGGAACTTTGCAGGTTTGTGCTGTCAAAGCTCCTGGATTCGGTGATAGAAGAAAGGCAATGCTTGAAGATATTGCCATATTAACAGGTGGACGCTGCCTCACAGAAGATCTGGGCATAAAGCTTGAAAACGTGCAGCTCGAAGATCTTGGGAGGGCTAAAAGAATCGTCGTGGAAAAGGAAAATACCACGATCATCGAAGGTGCTGGAAGCAGAAGTGAAATTCAGGGAAGAATCAATCAGATCAAGAGGCAGATAGAAGAAACCACTTCGGATTATGATCGTGAGAAGCTCCAAGAAAGACTGGCTAAGCTGGCTGGGGGTGTTGCAGTGATCCAGGTTGGAGCTGCCACGGAAACTGAACTCAAGGAAAAGAAAGCTAGAGTAGAAGATGCTCTCCATGCAACAAGGGCTGCAGTAGAAGAAGGCATCGTCCCAGGTGGTGGCGTTGCTTTGTTGAGATGCCAGAAAGCGATCGAGGAGCTTTCTTTGAAAGGGGATGAGAAAATCGGCGCTGATATTGTGTATAAGGCGCTAGAATATCCTCTGCGAACCCTAGCTTATAACGCTGGATTAGAAGGGAGCGTTATTGTTAATGAAGTGAAAGCTAGAAAAGGGAACGAGGGCTTTGATGTGGCTACACATAAATTTGTAGACATGTTTGAAGCTGGTATCGTCGATCCGACTAAAGTTACCAGAACGGCTCTTGAAAATGCCGCTTCTATTGCTGGCTTACTGCTTACTACGGAGGCGATGGTTACTGAAATTCCTGAAAAGGAAAAGAAACCAGCGGTCCCATCTGCCGGCGGTGGAATGGGTGA
- the dnaK gene encoding molecular chaperone DnaK, giving the protein MAHVLGIDLGTTNSCMAIVEGGQPVVLENSEGARTTPSVVAFTKSGERLVGQAAKRQAITNSKNTIYSIKRFIGRKFSEVQEEIKRVPYKVIEGKNGDCAVEVEVGGERRIYTPQEISAFILMKLKADAESKLGEKITQAVITVPAYFNDSQRQATKAAGEIAGFEVLRIINEPTAASLAYGLDKKKDERIAVYDLGGGTFDISILEIGEGVFEVKATNGDTHLGGDDWDAAIMEWIIQDFKKETGIDLHGQPDAVQRIKEEAEKAKIALSSALEYEINLPFITADQTGPKHIQKKLTRAKLEQLTEHLAERTVQPVLNCLKDAKLTAADIDELVLVGGMTRMPKIIETARRLIGREPHKGVNPDEVVAVGAAIQGAVLKGQVKDVLLLDVTPLTLSIETAGGIATPMIPRNTTIPTRKSQIFSTFSDNQPSVEIRVLQGERPMARDNKLLGVFHLDGIPPAPRGVPQIEVTFDIDANGILHVSAKDLGTGREQKITITGSSGLSKEEIERMTKEAEAYREQDLKNKERAEAKNNADNAAYQAEKLLREYGDKVDSAKKLEIEKCIEKVREVIKGDDTDAIKKAMEELNEKVQAISVEMYRAAASKSSSSAPPPPSSGGEKSDVIDAEFEKVDKDKPQGS; this is encoded by the coding sequence ATGGCACACGTATTAGGCATCGATTTAGGTACGACGAATTCCTGTATGGCGATAGTGGAGGGCGGCCAACCGGTGGTTTTGGAGAATTCCGAAGGGGCTAGGACAACACCATCAGTGGTGGCGTTTACAAAAAGTGGAGAGAGATTAGTAGGTCAGGCGGCCAAGCGACAGGCGATCACCAATTCTAAAAATACCATATATTCCATAAAGCGGTTTATCGGAAGAAAGTTTAGCGAAGTTCAAGAAGAAATAAAAAGGGTTCCTTATAAGGTCATAGAAGGCAAGAACGGTGATTGTGCGGTAGAAGTAGAAGTGGGAGGGGAACGAAGAATCTATACGCCTCAGGAAATTTCTGCTTTCATATTGATGAAACTGAAAGCGGACGCTGAATCCAAACTTGGAGAAAAAATTACCCAGGCGGTTATCACAGTTCCTGCTTATTTTAACGATAGTCAGCGTCAAGCTACCAAGGCTGCCGGTGAAATTGCTGGATTTGAAGTATTGAGAATTATCAATGAGCCGACGGCAGCTTCTCTTGCCTACGGTCTAGATAAAAAGAAGGACGAGCGGATCGCCGTTTACGATTTAGGTGGAGGGACATTTGATATCTCTATTTTGGAGATTGGGGAGGGAGTTTTCGAAGTTAAGGCGACCAATGGGGATACGCATCTTGGAGGCGACGATTGGGATGCGGCCATAATGGAATGGATTATTCAAGATTTCAAAAAAGAAACAGGTATCGATTTGCATGGTCAACCTGACGCAGTTCAAAGGATCAAAGAAGAGGCTGAGAAAGCCAAAATAGCCTTATCCTCAGCCCTTGAATATGAGATCAATTTGCCCTTTATCACAGCTGATCAAACAGGTCCCAAGCATATTCAAAAGAAATTGACGAGAGCCAAGCTAGAGCAACTGACTGAACATCTTGCTGAAAGAACGGTTCAGCCTGTTCTCAACTGTTTGAAGGATGCAAAATTAACGGCTGCCGACATTGATGAGCTTGTGCTAGTTGGGGGGATGACCAGAATGCCGAAAATTATCGAAACGGCTAGACGGCTTATAGGCAGAGAGCCTCATAAGGGAGTAAATCCTGATGAGGTAGTGGCTGTTGGAGCAGCCATACAAGGAGCAGTGCTAAAGGGACAAGTGAAGGATGTGCTGCTCTTAGATGTTACTCCCTTGACTCTTTCTATTGAAACAGCTGGAGGCATTGCGACTCCTATGATTCCCAGGAATACGACGATTCCTACTCGCAAATCCCAAATATTCAGCACCTTTTCAGACAACCAGCCAAGTGTAGAAATAAGAGTGCTTCAGGGAGAAAGGCCAATGGCTAGAGACAACAAGCTGTTGGGAGTTTTCCATTTGGACGGTATTCCTCCGGCTCCTCGAGGAGTGCCGCAGATTGAGGTTACCTTTGATATTGATGCCAATGGAATTCTTCATGTTTCTGCTAAAGATTTAGGAACGGGCAGAGAGCAAAAAATAACGATTACAGGCTCTAGCGGACTTTCCAAGGAAGAGATCGAAAGGATGACAAAGGAGGCCGAAGCTTATCGAGAACAGGATTTGAAGAATAAGGAGAGAGCTGAGGCGAAGAACAATGCGGATAATGCCGCTTATCAAGCAGAAAAGCTCTTAAGAGAATACGGTGATAAAGTCGATTCAGCTAAGAAGCTGGAGATTGAGAAATGCATTGAGAAAGTTAGAGAAGTTATTAAGGGGGATGACACGGATGCTATCAAGAAAGCTATGGAGGAGCTCAATGAAAAAGTCCAAGCCATTTCAGTAGAAATGTATAGAGCGGCTGCATCCAAGTCTTCTTCGAGTGCTCCTCCGCCACCAAGCTCAGGTGGTGAAAAATCCGATGTAATCGATGCAGAGTTTGAAAAAGTTGACAAGGATAAGCCTCAAGGGTCCTAG
- the groES gene encoding co-chaperone GroES, translated as MVEPKIRPLGERVLVKLNEEKEVRKGGIIIPDTAKEKPQEATVIAVGPGKLDENGKRIPIELKKGDKVLISKYGGTEVKIDGESFQILREDDVLAIIEE; from the coding sequence ATGGTTGAACCTAAAATTCGCCCTTTAGGTGAGCGGGTATTAGTCAAGCTCAACGAAGAAAAGGAAGTAAGAAAAGGAGGAATCATTATCCCGGATACAGCCAAAGAAAAACCCCAGGAAGCAACGGTTATTGCTGTTGGTCCTGGAAAGTTGGATGAAAACGGGAAAAGGATTCCTATAGAGCTAAAAAAAGGAGATAAGGTTCTCATTAGCAAATATGGTGGAACTGAAGTAAAAATCGATGGAGAATCCTTTCAGATTCTTCGCGAAGACGATGTTTTGGCCATCATTGAAGAATAA